One stretch of Malus domestica chromosome 14, GDT2T_hap1 DNA includes these proteins:
- the LOC103454061 gene encoding auxin-induced protein 15A-like: MVSFKKLAKKVKVMGGAEREPSYHECLLIRDSEQGGSPSSKTPIGFLALYVGEELQRFVVPTSSLSHPLFKMLLEKAYNEYGFQQRNGLVVPCSVSAFEEVLNAVECSNGKFDFGELVEEFIS; the protein is encoded by the coding sequence ATGGTGAGTTTCAAAAAGCTAGCAAAGAAAGTGAAGGTTATGGGAGGAGCTGAGAGGGAGCCATCATACCATGAGTGTCTGCTGATCAGAGATTCAGAGCAAGGAGGCTCTCCGTCGTCGAAAACCCCGATCGGGTTTCTGGCCTTGTATGTAGGGGAGGAGCTCCAGAGGTTTGTGGTGCCAACAAGCTCCCTTTCTCATCCACTCTTCAAGATGTTGCTGGAGAAGGCTTACAATGAGTACGGCTTTCAGCAGAGGAATGGCCTTGTGGTGCCCTGCAGCGTCTCAGCTTTTGAAGAGGTTTTGAATGCTGTGGAATGCAGCAATGGCAAGTTTGATTTTGGTGAACTTGTTGAGGAGTTTATTTCCTGA